Genomic segment of Bacteroidota bacterium:
TTATCTATTAGATCCTGCATATTGTTTGTTTAATATTTGAAGTTAGGGAAATAAAAAAAACCGGCACTAACCGGTTTTAAATATTTTGCTTATTGACTTTTTTTTACGCTACTTTCAACAGACTCAGTTTACTCTTATCAAACTTACGAGTAGCATATTCCAGGTCAAGATTGAATTCTTTTTCATTCAGCGATGGCAGTTCAAACATGGCATCGGTAAGAATATTTTCGCAAATACTTCTCAAACCTCTTGCACCTAATTTATACTCCATTGCTTTTTGTACCATAAAATCAAGCACAGGATCTTCGATATTAAGTTTGATGCCTTCCAGTTCAAATAATTTTTTATACTGGCGTATCAATGCATTCTTCGGTTCTGTCAATATTGAACGTAGTGTTGTTGCATCCAGCGGTTCAAGATGGGTAACAACAGGCAAACGGCCCAATAACTCCGGAATCAAACCAAAAGATTTCAAGTCGGTTGCATTCACATAGCCCAACAGGTTTTTCCTCATACTTTCCTGCTGCTCTTTGTCTACGTTAAAGCCGATCATATTAGTTTTTACTCTGCGGGCAATCACTTTATCAATTCCATCAAATGCGCCTCCGCAGATAAATAGAATATTTTGCGTGTTCAATTTTATCAGCTTTTGTTCCGGATGTTTTCTTCCGCCCTGTGGTGGTACGAGTACATCCGTTCCTTCCAGTAATTTTAATAAACCCTGCTGCACACCTTCGCCACTTACATCACGAGTTATAGAAGGATTATCTCCTTTACGGGCTATCTTATCTATTTCATCAATATAAACAATACCACGTTCGGCAGCGCCTACATCATAGTTGCATACCTGAAGCAGTCTTGTTAATATGCTTTCAACATCTTCACCTACATAACCAGCTTCAGTGAATACAGTCGCATCAACTATTGCAAATGGAACGTTCAGTAATCTTGCAATTGTTTTTGCAAGCAAGGTTTTACCGGTACCGGTTTCACCTACCATTACAATATTGCTCTTTTCAATTTCAACATCATTCTCGCCGAGCTTTTGTTGTAATCTTTTAAAATGATTATAAACAGCAACAGAAAGAACTTTCTTTGCTTCATCCTGGCCAATTACATATTCATCCAGGAATTTTTTTATTTCAATAGGTTTCTTAACGGTGAGTTTGAATGAAGAGGAAGGCTTATCATTGGATATCACCAGCTCCTGTTCTATAATTTCACGGGCATGTTCAACGCAGTTTTCACAGATATGTCCTTCCTGTCCTGCAATGAGAATTTTCACCTCATCACGGTTGCGGCCGCAAAATGAACAATGTAGTTGTTGCTTAGCCATTTATAGTTGTATAACGATTTAAAAACGAGTTTGTAACTGTAAAAGTAGACAATAGCTCCCGAAAGGTTCAGGGAAATTTAGCAGACGGTATAAAAAGCTTAGAAATAGGGTTTTAGAGCTTGTCAATGAGCTTGTCAACGATACCATATTTTATTGCTTCCTTAGCATCCATCCAGTAGTCGCGGTCAAAGTCTTTCATAATTTGTTCAACCGTTTTACCGCAGTTTTCAGCGAGTATTTTAGCGCCGATTTCTTTTACTCTGCGTGTTTGCTCTGCCTGAATTTCAAGATCCTTGCTCACACCCTGTATATAACCACCCAATGATGGTTGGTGAATCATTACCTGTCCATTAGGATAAATAAAACGTTTGCCTTTTACACCACCACTCAGCAAAATACTTCCCATAGAAGCTGCAAGACCCATACAGATCGTACTTACCGGGCTCTTCATCATATTCATAGTATCATACATTACCATACCGCTTGTTACCACACCGCCTGGGCTATTGATATAAAATTTTATTTCTTCACCGGGTTTATCTGCTTCTAGCAACAGAAATTTTGAAACAACTTCTCTTGCACTCTTATCATCCACCACGCCCCAGAGATAAACAGAACGTTTTTCAAAAAAATATCTTTCCAGCTTTTTATTAAGCATATTCAGCTCATCCCGTTTGTCGGTACTTTCTTTTTCATCATCATCACTTCTCCAATCGTTAAATAAAAAATGTTTTGTGTTCATGGTTTATTTTTTTTGAAATCAACTTTATTACTACTATTAAACTTTGTTCCCGCTAAGCGGGACTCTTGTACGTTCTGATCGCTACTCATCAAATCATTTCTTCTCCTTTTTCGGATTTGTTGCCAGCACTTCATCTACCAATCCATACTCTTTTGCTTCAATCGCTGTCATCCAGTGGTCACGATCAAAGTCGGCTTCAATTTTTTCAACTGACTGTCCGCTGTGCTGACTGATCACATCGTACAACTCTTTCTTTAGTTTTTTGATCTCTGTTACTGTTATTTCAATATCACTTGCCTGTCCGCCGATAGCGCCGCTCGGCTGGTGCATCATGATGCGTGAATGTTTTAGCGCCGCCCTTTTTCCTTTTGTGCCTGCACCCAACAGTACACATGCCATAGATGCAGCTACACCGATACAGATCGTTGCCACATCAGGTGTTACATATTGAATAGTGTCATACACACCAAGCCCGCTGTACACACTGCCACCGGGGCTGTTGATGTACATATTGATGTCACGGGTCCTGTCTGTAGAGTCAAGGAACAATAACTGTGCGGTTACAATATTCGCCACCTCATCATTGATGGGATAGCCTAGAAAGATGATGCGGTCCATCATCAAACGGCTGTAAACGTCCATCACTGCCACATTCATGGGGCGTTCTTCAATAATGTTAGGTGTAAGACCAGTTACCAAATGGCTTGCATAACTGTTCAATGTATTACTGGAAATACCGCGATGCTTCACGGCATATTTTTCAAATTCAGAATTAAAGCTCATAGTTAATTTTTTAATCCGGGGTTTGTAAGGATTCATCAAATATCCGTCCAAATGGTAAAACTGCAAAATTGGTGTCATGAATTACCAGAATTAAGACGAATTGACATTTCTAGGTATATAGGGTATAAAAAGTAAAAAGGTTAGCGACTGCCAACCTTTTACATTATATACTTTTTATACTTTTCTATTAATGGTGTTGATGTTGATGTTCTTCCACCATTTTGCTAAACTCATCCATAGCGATAGGTTTCTCAGTAGCGTTTACCTGTCCTTCGGCCCATTCAAATACTTTCTGAGTTTGTATCCTGTTATAAGAATCTTCAACAAATTTGCGATCCTTCATCATTTTTTCAACATAATCTTTTATCCAGGGCTGCTCTTCATCATTGATAGTGCCGCCCATATATCCCATCAGTTGTTGTTTGGCAAAACCTTTTATTTCGTCCGGCTGAACCTGGATTCCATTTTCCGATACAATTTTATCAGTGATCAAAGTCCATTTCAACTGGTTGAGGAAAGTAGGAAATTCTGTTTCCACTTCTTCTTCAGTTTTTGGTTTTTCGCCTTGTGTTTTTACCCATTTTTTCAGGAAAGATTGAGGAAACTCAATCGTCGTATGATCGAGTAACTCATGATAGGTTTGATGCTGCAATTGATTTCTTGCCTGGCCATCCCAGTAAGCCTGGATTTCTTCTTTGATCTTATTTCTGAATTCAGCTTCTGTTTTTATTTCAGCACCGGGGTGAAGTTGATTAAAGAATTCTTCATTCATCTCTCTTTTCTCAAGCAATCCAACTTTGGTAATAGTAAGTTTGAAATATTTTTCAGCGTCAGCAGCATTTGTTTTATCCAAACCTAGATCATCCATTACCCATTCCCTTTCTTTTTCATCAAATGCTGATTTCAATTGCAGGGTTACTGTATCACCTGCTTTTTTATCTAATAAATTTTTGCGGAAGCTTTCTGAAAAATATTTCAGCAAAAGCGAATTATCTTTTTTAGCGCCGCCTTCAATTTCATTTCCGGCTGCATCTGTTTCAACAAAATTCACATTCAGCACATTTTCTTCTGTAGTTGCTGTTTCGCAATCCTTCATATTCCCGTAACGGTTCTGCAAGCGAGTCACTTCATTATCTATCATTTCTTCGGTGATAGAAACTTTGTATCGTGTTGCTTTAATTTTTTTCAGATCAG
This window contains:
- the clpX gene encoding ATP-dependent Clp protease ATP-binding subunit ClpX, with product MAKQQLHCSFCGRNRDEVKILIAGQEGHICENCVEHAREIIEQELVISNDKPSSSFKLTVKKPIEIKKFLDEYVIGQDEAKKVLSVAVYNHFKRLQQKLGENDVEIEKSNIVMVGETGTGKTLLAKTIARLLNVPFAIVDATVFTEAGYVGEDVESILTRLLQVCNYDVGAAERGIVYIDEIDKIARKGDNPSITRDVSGEGVQQGLLKLLEGTDVLVPPQGGRKHPEQKLIKLNTQNILFICGGAFDGIDKVIARRVKTNMIGFNVDKEQQESMRKNLLGYVNATDLKSFGLIPELLGRLPVVTHLEPLDATTLRSILTEPKNALIRQYKKLFELEGIKLNIEDPVLDFMVQKAMEYKLGARGLRSICENILTDAMFELPSLNEKEFNLDLEYATRKFDKSKLSLLKVA
- a CDS encoding ATP-dependent Clp protease proteolytic subunit, producing the protein MNTKHFLFNDWRSDDDEKESTDKRDELNMLNKKLERYFFEKRSVYLWGVVDDKSAREVVSKFLLLEADKPGEEIKFYINSPGGVVTSGMVMYDTMNMMKSPVSTICMGLAASMGSILLSGGVKGKRFIYPNGQVMIHQPSLGGYIQGVSKDLEIQAEQTRRVKEIGAKILAENCGKTVEQIMKDFDRDYWMDAKEAIKYGIVDKLIDKL
- a CDS encoding ATP-dependent Clp protease proteolytic subunit; this translates as MSFNSEFEKYAVKHRGISSNTLNSYASHLVTGLTPNIIEERPMNVAVMDVYSRLMMDRIIFLGYPINDEVANIVTAQLLFLDSTDRTRDINMYINSPGGSVYSGLGVYDTIQYVTPDVATICIGVAASMACVLLGAGTKGKRAALKHSRIMMHQPSGAIGGQASDIEITVTEIKKLKKELYDVISQHSGQSVEKIEADFDRDHWMTAIEAKEYGLVDEVLATNPKKEKK
- the tig gene encoding trigger factor; the protein is MATITRESIGLLNDKLTLKLEKKDYLPAFEKALKEYSKKANIPGFRKGMVPAGLIKKMYGASVYTDEVLRTVDKELINFLETEKLDIFAQPLPMESDFRQLDMNNPIDYSFDFEVGLKPEFNLADLKKIKATRYKVSITEEMIDNEVTRLQNRYGNMKDCETATTEENVLNVNFVETDAAGNEIEGGAKKDNSLLLKYFSESFRKNLLDKKAGDTVTLQLKSAFDEKEREWVMDDLGLDKTNAADAEKYFKLTITKVGLLEKREMNEEFFNQLHPGAEIKTEAEFRNKIKEEIQAYWDGQARNQLQHQTYHELLDHTTIEFPQSFLKKWVKTQGEKPKTEEEVETEFPTFLNQLKWTLITDKIVSENGIQVQPDEIKGFAKQQLMGYMGGTINDEEQPWIKDYVEKMMKDRKFVEDSYNRIQTQKVFEWAEGQVNATEKPIAMDEFSKMVEEHQHQHH